In the genome of Methanococcoides burtonii DSM 6242, the window ATTTTACCTTCAACTCTTTTTCGTTCCGGTAAGCTTTTCCCATAATTCAAAACCAACACATCCCCCAATTTACATTTCTTCCACTTACCTGTCACTCACATCCCCTCCAGCCTTATGAGCATCTCAATCGTCCCGATATCCATTTTTGAGAACGCGACCACTCCTTTTTGACCCGTCACGATTCCTCCAATCCACTCAATTCCGCCTCAATCTCTTCAATGCTTGGCAGAGAAGATTTGAACTCATCCGGCAGGTTTTTGGTGATTATGTATTCACTCACCCCGATCGGTTTATGAACATCCTTCAGGGAATATTCCACCACCGTATCATTTTTTGATTTACAAATGAGAATGCCGATAGTAGTGTCATCCTGTTCTGATTTTAAAATTTCATCCACGGCTGATATATAAAAATTAAGTTTACCGGCAAATTCCGGTTTAAATTTGACCGCCTTTAGTTCCACCACCACATAACAATGCAGTTTGACATGGTAAAACAGCAGATCAATAAAAAACTCATCCCCGGAAACTTCGAGCTTGTATTGTTTTCCCAGGTAAGAAAAACCAGCTCCCAATTCTAATAGAAAATGGGTTACATGGTTTATCAGAGCATCTTCCAGCTCTTTTTCATTGTGCTTTTCTGTTAATGTCAGAAAATCAAAATTGTAGGGGTCTTTCAAGGTTTCTATTGCTAAGTCTGACTGAGGTTCGGGTAATGTTGCCTTAAAATTGGTTATAGCTTTACCTTCACGCTTGAACAGATTACTTTCAATATGATGGGTCAGAACAGATCTTGACCAGTTGTTTTGAATGGTTTTTTGGATATAGAATAAAGCTTCATTCAAGTTTTTGCACTTGGAGATAATGACAATATTGTGCCCCCATGGAACCTGTGTTAATTGGGCAACAGCTTGTTGCTCAAATGACTTTTCTGACTGCAAAAGAGATTTTGATGAATTTTGGCCAACAGCCTGTTGGCTTTTTTCAAATTCTCGGGAATAAAACAAATACCACTGTTTGATATACTTTAGATTACTTAACGAAAATCCTTTCGTATCAGGGAACTCTGACGATAAATCTATACTAAGCTGCTTTAGAAAACCAGCGCCCCATTTAGTATTCTTTTGTTTATTTACAATATCCTGCCCCAACTCCCAATAAAACTGCAATAACTCGGAATTAACTTTAACTGCCGCTTTTATCTGAACCAATCTAACTTTATTCTTCAGCTCATTTAACCAGACAGAATAATCCTTATCTTTGATTAAGGAGGGATTCATACCAGTTTCAGCTTCTTCAAGTTTTCTTAAATCATTCGTCACTTCATCCCCTCCAGCCTCGTAAGCATCTCAACCGCTCCGATATCCATCTTCGAGAACGCAAACCATTTCTTTCCGAGGTCCTTCAGGGAAGCACCGAAATGATAGACTGTGGTATTGTCAATGATTATAAATCGGTCATGGGAGTTCCTGAATTGCTTAATCTCTATGGCGTTCAATATCTTGTCCATCTTTGTATCGGTTTCCAGTTGTTCTATTTCAAGAGCCTCAAGCCGTTGAAAGACCTGTGCGTTTGAGGCGATAAAGCGACGCATGGCGACAAAGGCGTTGATTATCTGAATGCTCATCTTTACAGCGGTTTCGTTTCGAAAACCAGCTGACAGCATTGCAACTCCCTGTTCCGTGAATACACAGGGTTTCGTTCGTCTTCCACTCATACCCGCTTCACCTTTTGGCCTATTGATCGTTTGCACAAATATGCCGATATATTGTGCACTTCCGATTCAACTTGCACAACGCCTGTGCATTCTAAACACCAATGTGCACAAAATTTCCATCATTTCGTGCACTCCTCTGCATGTATGCATAGAGCATGTGCATTCTCCCTGATAAACGCTCATCTTCTCTTTTACTCTGTGCATTTTGTCACTTCTTTAATATGTCATACAGCCCCTTATTTTTGAAGATAAACTCGTTCCCCACCTTCTCTTTTTCAAGTATATCGATTTCTACCAGTCGATTCAGATATTTGCTTGCGGTGTTTCTCGATGCTATTCCCTTTTCTACAAGGAAGGCATATTTGCAATAGACCTGCGTGAACAAGGTCTCAAGCAATTCGAAGCTGTAAATATCCGGCACTTCACCCTGCATCTTCTCTTTCGTATCGTTGAACAATTCGATTATGGTCAATACCTTGTCAAGGGTATATTTTGAAGTTTCTTCTATGGCTTTAAGCATAAAGAGTATCCACTCTTCCCAGCTGTTGTTTTCGGTTACACCCATTAATAGCCTGTAATAATCGTTCTTGTTTTCATTGATGTATTTCGAGAGGTACAGGATAGGATCATCCAGCAGATCGTATGCAGAGAGTAGCAATACATTGATTACCCTGCCCGCTCTCCCGTTGCCGTCTTTAAACGGATGGATTACTTCAAACTGGTAGTGCAGGATTGCCATTTTGATAAGCGGGTCTATCTCATCGGATTTAGAGTTGGCAACCGAGATCCAATTATTCAACTTATCTAAAATCACATCCCTGCAACATGGAGGCGTGTAAATTCTTCTATAATCATTTCCGATATAAACGGGAAAATCACGAATGCCATCATTTTCCTCCTTTATATTTCTATAAATAAGCTCTATGAGTTCAACTGAAAACGTATTTCCGGATTTTATAACTCCAAATCCATCTACCAATGCCTTCCCGTATCTCAACACCTCTTTTGTATGTGGATCTGCCGTTGAATCGAGGGTGAAGGCTTTGAACAATTTATCATTGGTTGTGAAAACATTCTCAATGGATGAACTGTCCTTCGCCTCCTGTAAACTCAAAGTATTAATGAATATGTC includes:
- a CDS encoding PDDEXK nuclease domain-containing protein — protein: MTNDLRKLEEAETGMNPSLIKDKDYSVWLNELKNKVRLVQIKAAVKVNSELLQFYWELGQDIVNKQKNTKWGAGFLKQLSIDLSSEFPDTKGFSLSNLKYIKQWYLFYSREFEKSQQAVGQNSSKSLLQSEKSFEQQAVAQLTQVPWGHNIVIISKCKNLNEALFYIQKTIQNNWSRSVLTHHIESNLFKREGKAITNFKATLPEPQSDLAIETLKDPYNFDFLTLTEKHNEKELEDALINHVTHFLLELGAGFSYLGKQYKLEVSGDEFFIDLLFYHVKLHCYVVVELKAVKFKPEFAGKLNFYISAVDEILKSEQDDTTIGILICKSKNDTVVEYSLKDVHKPIGVSEYIITKNLPDEFKSSLPSIEEIEAELSGLEES
- a CDS encoding Fic family protein, whose amino-acid sequence is MKFNPDNPYNELPDILPDERYWRLLSIYEQANKANRAMAELKGRLSAIPNPDIFINTLSLQEAKDSSSIENVFTTNDKLFKAFTLDSTADPHTKEVLRYGKALVDGFGVIKSGNTFSVELIELIYRNIKEENDGIRDFPVYIGNDYRRIYTPPCCRDVILDKLNNWISVANSKSDEIDPLIKMAILHYQFEVIHPFKDGNGRAGRVINVLLLSAYDLLDDPILYLSKYINENKNDYYRLLMGVTENNSWEEWILFMLKAIEETSKYTLDKVLTIIELFNDTKEKMQGEVPDIYSFELLETLFTQVYCKYAFLVEKGIASRNTASKYLNRLVEIDILEKEKVGNEFIFKNKGLYDILKK